One Streptomyces coeruleorubidus DNA segment encodes these proteins:
- a CDS encoding 6-phosphofructokinase produces MRIGVLTSGGDCPGLNAVIRSVVHRAVVDHGDEVIGFRDGWKGLLECDYLKLDLDAVGGILARGGTILGSSRVRPEHLRDGVERAKGHVEELGLDAIIPIGGEGTLKAARLLSDNGLPIVGVPKTIDNDIAVTDVTFGFDTAVGVATEALDRLKTTAESHQRVLIVEVMGRHTGWIALHSGMAAGAHAIVVPERPFDVDELTRKVGERFEAGKRFAIVVAAEGAKPKPGTMEFDEGGKDIYGHERFAGIARQLSVELEERLGKEARPVILGHVQRGGTPTAYDRVLATRFGWHAVEAVHRGEFGRMTALRGTDIVMVSLAEAVETLKTVPQERYAEAECVL; encoded by the coding sequence ATGCGCATTGGTGTCCTCACGTCCGGCGGCGACTGCCCCGGCCTGAACGCCGTCATCCGGTCCGTCGTGCACCGCGCCGTCGTCGACCACGGCGACGAGGTCATCGGCTTCCGGGACGGCTGGAAGGGCCTTCTGGAGTGCGACTACCTCAAGCTCGACCTCGACGCGGTGGGTGGCATCCTCGCCCGCGGCGGCACGATCCTCGGCTCCTCCCGGGTCCGTCCCGAGCACCTGCGGGACGGCGTGGAGCGGGCCAAGGGACACGTCGAGGAGCTCGGGCTCGACGCGATCATCCCCATCGGCGGCGAGGGCACGCTCAAGGCGGCCCGGCTGCTGTCCGACAACGGCCTGCCGATCGTCGGCGTGCCGAAGACCATCGACAACGACATCGCCGTCACGGACGTCACCTTCGGCTTCGACACGGCCGTGGGGGTGGCGACCGAGGCGCTCGACCGGCTGAAGACCACCGCCGAGTCCCACCAGCGCGTGCTGATCGTGGAGGTCATGGGCCGGCACACCGGCTGGATCGCACTGCACTCCGGCATGGCGGCCGGCGCGCACGCCATCGTCGTCCCCGAGCGGCCCTTCGACGTCGACGAGTTGACCCGCAAGGTCGGTGAGCGGTTCGAGGCGGGCAAGCGCTTCGCGATCGTCGTCGCGGCGGAGGGGGCCAAGCCGAAGCCCGGGACCATGGAGTTCGACGAGGGCGGCAAGGACATCTACGGGCACGAGCGGTTCGCCGGGATCGCCCGTCAGTTGTCGGTGGAGCTGGAGGAGCGGCTGGGGAAGGAAGCCCGGCCGGTGATTCTCGGGCATGTGCAGCGGGGTGGGACGCCGACCGCCTATGACCGGGTGCTTGCCACGCGGTTCGGGTGGCATGCGGTGGAGGCCGTGCACCGGGGGGAGTTCGGGCGGATGACCGCGCTGCGGGGGACCGACATTGTGATGGTGTCGTTGGCCGAGGCCGTGGAGACGCTGAAGACCGTTCCGCAGGAGCGGTACGCCGAGGCGGAGTGTGTCCTCTGA
- a CDS encoding cytochrome c oxidase assembly protein: protein MDHSGHGMTMDLPPFTLGRGLEWSADPFFLIACLAGLALYGWGVVRLVRRGDKWPVGRTVAFVVGVLSIVLMMCTQLNDYGMVMFSVHMVQHMVISMVSPILILLGAPITLALRALPTAGRGRKGPRELLLMFLHSHYMRIVTHPAFTIPLFIASLYGLYFTPLFDFLMGSTTGHIAMMVHFLAVGLVFFWPIMGVDPGPHRPGFLMRMLELFAGMPFHAFFGIALMMASEPMVETFKNPPASLGIEALSDQNAAGGIAWAFSEIPSVLVLVALLFQWYASDQRQARRGDRAADRDGDKELEAYNAYLSSLHARGN from the coding sequence ATGGATCACAGCGGGCACGGCATGACCATGGATCTGCCGCCGTTCACGCTGGGACGAGGGCTGGAGTGGTCGGCCGACCCGTTCTTCCTCATCGCCTGCCTGGCCGGGCTGGCGCTGTACGGGTGGGGTGTCGTGCGGCTGGTGCGGCGCGGTGACAAGTGGCCGGTGGGGCGGACGGTCGCCTTCGTCGTCGGCGTGCTGAGCATCGTGCTCATGATGTGCACGCAGCTGAACGACTACGGCATGGTCATGTTCAGCGTGCACATGGTGCAGCACATGGTGATCAGCATGGTCTCGCCGATCCTGATCCTGCTCGGGGCGCCGATCACGCTGGCGCTGCGCGCGCTGCCGACGGCGGGGCGGGGCCGCAAGGGGCCCCGCGAGCTGCTGCTGATGTTCCTGCACAGCCACTACATGCGGATCGTCACCCACCCGGCGTTCACGATCCCGCTGTTCATCGCGAGCCTGTACGGGCTGTACTTCACGCCGCTGTTCGACTTCCTGATGGGCTCCACGACGGGGCACATCGCGATGATGGTGCACTTCCTCGCGGTCGGCCTGGTGTTCTTCTGGCCGATCATGGGCGTGGACCCGGGCCCGCACCGGCCGGGCTTTCTGATGCGGATGCTGGAGCTGTTCGCGGGCATGCCGTTCCACGCGTTCTTCGGGATCGCGCTGATGATGGCGTCCGAACCGATGGTCGAGACGTTCAAGAACCCGCCCGCCTCGCTCGGCATCGAGGCGCTGTCCGACCAGAACGCGGCGGGCGGCATCGCCTGGGCGTTCAGCGAGATCCCGTCCGTGCTGGTGCTGGTCGCGCTGCTGTTCCAGTGGTACGCCTCGGACCAGCGGCAGGCCAGGCGGGGGGACCGGGCCGCCGACCGCGACGGGGACAAGGAACTCGAGGCGTACAACGCCTATTTGAGCTCGCTGCACGCACGTGGAAACTGA
- a CDS encoding DUF6777 domain-containing protein, producing MLEVKAVAAGVPSLAPFFAEDSGLGRDAHVRSRAVPGSLQQGDTPGLYGGTKQPGICDVERLKRFLTAPRNDRKARAWAAALDLRTDEIPGYLDRLTPVLLRHDTLALNHDYKKGKAVPFRALLQAGIAILVDEQGLASVKCSCGNPLRPFEGDTSRISVTFGDGSEKWQGYDPAEVLVVRPAPRKLERIALVDVQDPGRGIQRPVGTTGEADTDFDATERRAVPRLAGTTFGEASRRLADAGLAVAFRGEEPPPDRARVIASDPGAGAELRFGAHVTLSVAAESGTERRTAWPSPSASSTPSAGSGPPTSTGPAPSRQPSSSQAPPTSVPPESGAAPRSSASPTATSSPPRGTSSPPPTTSSPPTGEPVTSSAPPPVSSTPASSAPASSSPASSTPSTIAPATTAPATTAPVSTAPATAPPAPGTTA from the coding sequence TTGTTGGAGGTTAAGGCGGTCGCCGCGGGAGTTCCGTCCCTGGCGCCCTTCTTCGCCGAGGACAGCGGGCTGGGCCGGGACGCCCACGTGCGGTCGCGCGCGGTGCCGGGCAGCCTGCAGCAGGGGGACACGCCGGGGCTGTACGGGGGGACGAAGCAGCCGGGGATCTGTGATGTCGAGCGGCTGAAGCGGTTCCTCACCGCGCCGCGCAACGATCGCAAGGCGCGGGCGTGGGCGGCCGCCCTCGATCTGCGTACGGACGAGATTCCGGGATATCTCGACCGGCTCACACCGGTTCTCCTGCGTCACGACACCCTCGCGTTGAACCACGACTACAAAAAAGGAAAGGCTGTTCCCTTCCGCGCCTTGCTCCAGGCGGGAATCGCGATTCTCGTCGACGAGCAGGGGCTTGCGTCGGTCAAATGTTCGTGCGGAAATCCGCTGCGGCCCTTCGAGGGCGACACGAGCCGGATATCCGTCACATTCGGGGACGGCAGCGAGAAGTGGCAGGGATACGACCCTGCCGAGGTGCTGGTCGTACGGCCCGCTCCCCGGAAACTGGAGCGCATCGCCCTCGTCGACGTCCAGGACCCCGGCCGGGGCATCCAGCGGCCCGTCGGCACGACGGGTGAGGCCGACACCGACTTCGACGCGACCGAGCGGCGGGCCGTGCCGCGTCTCGCCGGGACGACGTTCGGCGAGGCGAGCCGGCGGCTGGCCGATGCGGGGCTGGCCGTCGCGTTCCGGGGTGAGGAACCGCCCCCGGACCGTGCGCGGGTCATCGCGTCCGACCCGGGCGCGGGGGCCGAGCTGCGGTTCGGTGCCCATGTGACGCTGAGCGTGGCGGCGGAGTCGGGGACGGAGAGGCGTACGGCGTGGCCGTCGCCCTCGGCGTCCTCCACTCCCTCTGCCGGCTCCGGGCCTCCGACGAGTACCGGGCCCGCGCCTTCCCGTCAGCCCTCGTCGTCGCAGGCGCCGCCCACCTCCGTGCCGCCTGAGTCGGGCGCCGCGCCCAGGAGCAGTGCATCGCCGACGGCGACCAGCTCACCGCCGCGGGGCACCAGCTCCCCTCCCCCGACCACCAGCTCGCCTCCCACCGGTGAACCGGTCACGAGCAGCGCGCCGCCGCCAGTGAGCAGCACGCCCGCGTCCAGCGCTCCCGCGTCCAGCTCTCCCGCCTCCAGCACCCCCTCGACGATCGCGCCCGCGACGACCGCGCCTGCGACGACCGCCCCCGTGTCCACCGCTCCGGCGACCGCCCCGCCCGCCCCGGGCACGACCGCCTAA
- a CDS encoding protein kinase domain-containing protein, which translates to MSSGSPTSGVGRIVAGRYLLLRRLGSGGMGHVWLAHDQRLACEVALKEIVFRDPAEAGNEREARVARARAEARHAAGLRGHPHVVTVHDVLEHEQLPWIVMEYVTGAVDLRELVTRRGPLAPAECARVGLAVLDALTAGHERGVMHRDVKPANILLAPDRAGSPYGRVLLTDYGISVQPDAGETRYTMASVLVGTAGYLAPERASGGTPTPAADLFSLGCTLYFGVEGRGPFERESHLAALTAVVTEDPLPPARAGALEPVLRGLLAKDPQQRMTAREAEAGLSALVTPQPDAYERTRTDPGSPSPWETPPVPPTGPDGLGPVVAEPGARRRRRSPARRGVAACGLTLVLALGGVWYALADRAGGGTAAPYGEAVGLEKPLADGDCVLADWPGGTRFAGTPRLSLDPTCRDQAPDGQVVAFVEAASADEARKLGPARCEERTRELRDRLADVRSHAVVPSGTGFEAAGRRTACLVLGAHGPLYGPLGERRRFGTAFADTATMQKRDCLDVRSNREARLVPCGGRYDQQVLGFTRLGADVTLAEARTSSDAACARGVAPRDYGFDPSVYEAGSWTSDGPWKSGTHVVVCTVRRQNGGTMGGTEP; encoded by the coding sequence ATGTCCTCAGGATCACCGACGTCGGGAGTGGGCCGGATCGTCGCCGGCCGTTATCTGCTGCTGCGCCGGCTCGGCAGCGGCGGCATGGGGCACGTCTGGCTCGCCCACGACCAGAGACTCGCCTGCGAGGTCGCGCTGAAGGAGATCGTGTTCCGGGACCCGGCCGAGGCGGGAAACGAGCGGGAGGCGCGGGTCGCGCGGGCCCGTGCGGAGGCCCGGCACGCGGCCGGGCTGCGCGGACACCCGCACGTGGTGACGGTGCACGACGTGCTGGAGCACGAGCAGCTGCCGTGGATCGTCATGGAGTACGTGACCGGCGCCGTGGACCTGCGGGAGCTGGTGACCCGGCGCGGGCCGCTCGCCCCGGCCGAGTGCGCCCGCGTCGGTCTCGCCGTGCTGGACGCGCTGACCGCGGGGCACGAGCGGGGCGTGATGCACCGGGACGTGAAGCCGGCCAACATCCTGCTCGCGCCGGACCGCGCGGGCTCGCCGTACGGGCGGGTGCTGCTCACCGACTACGGCATCTCCGTGCAGCCGGACGCCGGTGAGACGCGGTACACGATGGCGTCCGTGCTGGTCGGCACGGCGGGGTATCTGGCGCCGGAGCGGGCGTCCGGCGGTACGCCGACGCCGGCCGCGGACCTGTTCTCGCTGGGCTGCACGCTGTACTTCGGCGTCGAGGGCCGCGGCCCCTTCGAGCGGGAGTCGCACCTGGCGGCACTCACCGCCGTGGTCACGGAGGACCCGCTGCCACCGGCACGGGCCGGGGCTCTGGAGCCCGTGCTGCGCGGGCTGCTCGCCAAGGATCCGCAGCAGCGGATGACCGCGCGGGAGGCGGAGGCCGGGCTGTCGGCGCTCGTCACGCCCCAGCCGGACGCGTACGAGCGGACCCGGACCGACCCCGGGTCGCCGTCCCCGTGGGAGACCCCGCCCGTGCCGCCGACCGGGCCGGACGGTCTCGGGCCCGTGGTCGCCGAGCCCGGCGCTCGGCGACGGCGGCGCTCCCCCGCCCGCCGGGGCGTCGCCGCCTGCGGGCTCACGCTGGTCCTCGCGCTCGGCGGCGTCTGGTACGCGCTGGCCGACCGGGCGGGCGGCGGGACGGCGGCGCCGTACGGAGAGGCCGTCGGGCTGGAGAAGCCGCTCGCGGACGGGGACTGTGTGCTCGCCGACTGGCCGGGCGGGACACGGTTCGCCGGCACGCCCCGGCTCTCCCTGGACCCGACCTGCCGGGACCAGGCGCCCGACGGGCAGGTGGTGGCGTTCGTCGAAGCGGCCTCGGCGGACGAGGCACGGAAGCTGGGTCCGGCCCGGTGCGAGGAGCGGACCCGGGAGCTGCGGGACCGGCTCGCCGATGTCCGCAGCCACGCCGTCGTGCCGAGCGGCACCGGGTTCGAGGCGGCGGGGCGGCGCACCGCCTGCCTGGTGCTCGGCGCGCACGGGCCGCTGTACGGGCCGCTCGGGGAGCGACGTAGGTTCGGTACGGCGTTCGCCGACACCGCGACCATGCAGAAGCGTGACTGTTTGGACGTCCGTTCGAACCGGGAGGCGCGGCTGGTGCCGTGCGGCGGACGGTACGACCAGCAGGTGCTCGGGTTCACCCGACTGGGCGCCGATGTGACCCTCGCCGAGGCCCGGACCTCGTCGGACGCAGCATGCGCCCGGGGCGTGGCGCCGCGCGACTACGGCTTCGATCCGTCCGTCTACGAAGCCGGTTCGTGGACCAGCGACGGACCATGGAAATCCGGTACTCATGTCGTCGTCTGCACCGTCAGGAGGCAGAACGGGGGCACCATGGGGGGAACAGAACCATGA
- a CDS encoding sensor histidine kinase, which yields MSGFLAGLCVAVLPVLALGVWLGRRTARPQSLGGLGTPVEHATFETLHTASLAAPPLRAGLTEETARKSARKLRSLLGTDALCLTDRKQVLVWDGDGAHHRTEIMERLAGPLETGRGEAFQLTCDLLDCPVRWAVVAPFTVDDRVHGALVACAPRESAVLVRAAGEVARWVSVQLELADLDQSRTRLIEAEIKALRAQISPHFIFNSLAVIASFVRTDPERARELLLEFADFTRYSFRRHGDFTTLADELHAIDHYLALVRARFGDRLSVTLQIAPEVLPVALPFLCLQPLVENAVKHGLEGKADKCHIQITAQDAGAEALVVIEDDGAGMDPGLLRRILAREVSPSGGIGLSNVDDRLRQVYGDDHGLVIETAMGAGMKITVRLPKYQPGVHSAGRLTRE from the coding sequence ATGAGCGGATTCCTGGCGGGCCTGTGCGTCGCCGTGCTGCCGGTGCTGGCCCTGGGGGTGTGGCTCGGCCGGCGCACGGCACGTCCCCAGAGCCTCGGCGGCCTGGGCACCCCCGTCGAACACGCCACCTTCGAGACCCTGCACACCGCCTCCCTCGCCGCACCCCCGCTGCGGGCCGGGCTGACGGAGGAGACCGCCCGCAAGTCCGCCCGCAAACTGCGCTCCCTGCTCGGCACGGACGCGCTCTGCCTGACCGACCGCAAACAGGTCCTGGTCTGGGACGGCGACGGCGCCCACCACCGCACCGAGATCATGGAACGCCTCGCCGGCCCTCTGGAGACCGGCCGGGGCGAGGCCTTCCAGCTGACCTGCGACCTCCTCGACTGCCCGGTGCGCTGGGCGGTCGTCGCCCCGTTCACCGTCGACGACCGCGTGCACGGCGCCCTCGTCGCGTGCGCGCCCCGCGAGTCGGCGGTCCTCGTCCGGGCGGCCGGCGAGGTGGCCCGCTGGGTGTCCGTGCAGCTGGAGCTGGCGGACCTGGACCAGTCCCGCACCCGCCTCATCGAGGCCGAGATCAAGGCGCTGCGGGCCCAGATATCCCCGCACTTCATCTTCAACTCGCTCGCGGTGATCGCCTCGTTCGTCCGCACCGACCCCGAGCGCGCCCGTGAACTGCTCCTGGAATTCGCCGACTTCACCCGCTACTCGTTCCGTCGGCACGGCGACTTCACCACCCTCGCCGACGAACTGCACGCCATCGACCACTACCTGGCGCTCGTCCGGGCACGCTTCGGTGACCGCCTCTCCGTCACCCTCCAGATCGCCCCGGAGGTGCTGCCCGTCGCCCTGCCCTTCCTGTGCCTCCAGCCGCTCGTCGAGAACGCCGTCAAGCACGGCCTGGAGGGCAAGGCCGACAAGTGCCACATCCAGATCACGGCCCAGGACGCGGGCGCCGAGGCCCTGGTCGTCATCGAGGACGACGGCGCCGGCATGGACCCCGGCCTGCTCCGCCGCATCCTCGCCCGCGAGGTCAGCCCCTCGGGCGGCATAGGGCTCTCCAACGTCGACGACCGGCTCCGCCAGGTCTACGGCGACGACCACGGCCTCGTCATCGAGACCGCCATGGGCGCGGGCATGAAGATCACCGTCCGGCTTCCCAAGTACCAGCCGGGCGTGCATTCGGCCGGACGGCTGACCCGGGAGTGA
- a CDS encoding cation acetate symporter, with translation MNSSYAVPAVALVVIATVLVGAFGLRISRTTSDFYVASRTVGPRLNAAAISGEYLSAASFLGIAGLVLVQGPDMLWYPVGYTAGYLVLLLFVAAPLRRSGAYTLPDFAEARLASQAVRRLAGAFVVGVGWLYLLPQLQGAGLTLTVLTGAPDWLGGVIVALVVTATVAAGGMRSITFVQAFQYWLKLTALLVPALFLVLAWQSDGAPRHAFDEPATFREQRVVRVGDSIDLKLDRPLTVTVTGTVDGREHTGTRLDLPAGTHHVERGTRLTFAEGATVPEAQRSGGGDLSPAPAESREERPLYATYGLILATFFGTMGLPHVVVRFYTSPHGVAARRTTVVVLGLIGAFYLLPPVYGALGRLYAPELTLTGDTDAAVLLLPDRIIGGVGGDLLGALVAGGAFAAFLSTASGLTMAVAGVLTQDVLPARGVRHFRLGTVLAMSMPLAASVLVGGLPVADAVGLAFAVSASSFCPLLVLGIWWRRLTPPGAAAGMLVGGGSALLAVAATMAGYPGKGVLHALLAWPALWSVPLGFLTMILVSLATPGRVPPGTAAVLARFHLPEELRTEVTA, from the coding sequence ATGAACTCCAGCTACGCCGTCCCCGCCGTCGCCCTGGTCGTCATCGCGACGGTCCTGGTCGGTGCCTTCGGCCTGCGCATCTCCCGCACCACCTCCGACTTCTACGTCGCCTCCCGCACCGTCGGCCCCCGCCTCAACGCCGCCGCCATCAGCGGCGAGTACCTATCCGCCGCCTCCTTCCTGGGCATAGCGGGCCTGGTCCTGGTCCAGGGTCCCGACATGCTCTGGTACCCGGTCGGCTACACCGCCGGCTACCTGGTCCTGCTCCTCTTCGTCGCCGCACCCCTGCGCCGCTCCGGCGCCTACACGCTCCCCGACTTCGCCGAGGCCCGCCTCGCCTCCCAGGCCGTACGGCGGCTGGCCGGTGCCTTCGTCGTCGGTGTCGGCTGGCTGTACCTGCTGCCCCAGCTCCAGGGCGCGGGACTGACCCTGACGGTGCTGACCGGGGCGCCCGACTGGCTCGGCGGAGTGATCGTCGCCCTCGTCGTGACCGCCACCGTCGCCGCCGGCGGCATGCGCAGCATCACCTTCGTCCAGGCCTTCCAGTACTGGCTGAAACTCACCGCCCTGCTCGTCCCCGCCCTGTTCCTGGTCCTCGCCTGGCAGAGCGACGGAGCCCCCCGCCACGCCTTCGACGAACCGGCCACCTTCCGCGAGCAGCGCGTGGTCCGCGTCGGCGACAGCATCGACCTGAAACTGGACCGGCCCCTCACCGTCACGGTGACCGGCACCGTGGACGGCCGTGAGCACACCGGCACCCGCCTCGACCTGCCCGCAGGCACCCACCACGTCGAACGCGGCACCCGGCTCACCTTCGCCGAGGGAGCGACCGTCCCCGAGGCGCAGCGCAGCGGCGGCGGCGACCTGTCGCCCGCACCGGCCGAGAGCCGCGAGGAACGCCCGCTGTACGCCACGTACGGGCTGATCCTCGCCACGTTCTTCGGCACCATGGGCCTGCCGCATGTCGTCGTCCGCTTCTACACCAGCCCGCACGGCGTCGCCGCCCGCCGCACCACCGTCGTGGTCCTCGGCCTGATCGGCGCCTTCTACCTCCTGCCGCCCGTCTACGGCGCCCTCGGCCGCCTCTACGCCCCCGAACTCACCCTCACCGGCGACACGGACGCCGCAGTCCTCCTCCTGCCCGACCGCATCATCGGGGGAGTGGGCGGTGATCTGCTGGGCGCGCTGGTGGCGGGCGGCGCCTTCGCCGCGTTCCTGTCCACCGCCTCGGGGCTCACCATGGCCGTCGCGGGCGTGCTCACCCAGGACGTCCTGCCCGCGCGGGGCGTACGGCACTTCCGGCTCGGGACCGTCCTCGCGATGTCCATGCCCCTCGCGGCGAGCGTCCTGGTCGGCGGGCTCCCGGTCGCCGACGCGGTGGGGCTCGCCTTCGCCGTGTCCGCGTCCTCGTTCTGCCCGCTGCTCGTCCTCGGCATCTGGTGGCGCCGGCTGACCCCGCCCGGCGCGGCCGCCGGCATGCTGGTCGGCGGCGGCTCGGCCCTGCTCGCCGTCGCCGCGACCATGGCGGGCTACCCGGGTAAGGGCGTGCTGCACGCCCTGCTCGCCTGGCCCGCGCTCTGGTCGGTGCCCCTGGGCTTCCTCACCATGATCCTGGTGTCCCTGGCCACCCCCGGCCGGGTGCCGCCGGGCACGGCGGCGGTCCTGGCCCGGTTCCATCTGCCCGAGGAACTGCGCACGGAGGTGACGGCATGA
- a CDS encoding LytR/AlgR family response regulator transcription factor: MLRALAVDDERPSLEELLYLLHADPRIGSAEGAGDATEALRRINRALESGPGGPEAIDVVFLDIQMPGLDGLDLARLLTGFARPPLVVFVTAHEDFAVQAFDLKAVDYVLKPVRKERLAEAVRRAAELRGTAPRIPVSEPDPDHIPVELGGVTRFVAVDDITHVEAQGDYARLHTDKGSHLVRIPLSTLEERWRSRGFVRIHRRHLVALRHIGELRLDAGTVSVLVGSEELQVSRRHTRELRDLLMRRP, translated from the coding sequence ATGCTGCGCGCCCTGGCTGTCGACGACGAACGCCCCTCGCTGGAGGAGCTGCTCTACCTGCTGCACGCGGACCCCCGCATCGGCAGCGCGGAGGGCGCCGGCGACGCGACCGAGGCGCTGCGCCGCATCAACCGCGCCCTGGAATCCGGTCCGGGCGGGCCCGAGGCGATCGACGTCGTCTTCCTCGACATCCAGATGCCCGGCCTCGACGGGCTCGACCTGGCCCGGCTGCTCACCGGATTCGCCCGGCCGCCGCTCGTCGTGTTCGTCACCGCCCACGAGGACTTCGCCGTCCAGGCCTTCGACCTCAAGGCCGTCGACTACGTCCTCAAGCCCGTCCGCAAGGAACGGCTCGCCGAGGCCGTACGGCGCGCCGCCGAGCTGCGCGGCACCGCACCCCGCATACCCGTGAGCGAGCCCGACCCCGACCACATACCCGTCGAGCTCGGCGGCGTGACCCGCTTCGTGGCCGTCGACGACATCACCCATGTCGAGGCCCAGGGCGACTACGCCCGCCTGCACACCGACAAGGGCAGCCACCTGGTCCGCATCCCGCTGTCCACCCTGGAGGAGCGCTGGCGCTCCCGCGGCTTCGTCCGCATCCACCGCCGCCACCTCGTCGCCCTGCGCCACATCGGCGAGCTCCGCCTCGACGCGGGCACCGTCAGCGTCCTCGTCGGCTCCGAAGAGCTCCAGGTCAGCCGGCGCCACACGCGCGAACTGCGCGACCTGCTCATGAGGAGGCCGTGA
- a CDS encoding Lrp/AsnC family transcriptional regulator, with protein MNSRSTPFDELDQKIITALMANARTSFAEIGTAIGLSATAVKRRVDRLRETGVITGFTATVKPSALGWRTEAYVEVYCEGAAPPRRLAEVVRDYPEITAAMTVTGGADALLHVRARDVEHFEEVLERIRQEPFIRKTISVMVLSHLLPESPEAGASHPAPEEFPGGAAGVR; from the coding sequence ATGAACAGCAGGTCCACGCCGTTCGACGAACTCGACCAGAAGATCATCACCGCGTTGATGGCGAACGCCCGGACGTCCTTCGCGGAGATCGGCACGGCGATCGGGCTGTCGGCCACGGCGGTCAAGCGGCGGGTCGACCGGCTGCGGGAGACCGGCGTGATCACCGGGTTCACGGCCACCGTGAAGCCGTCGGCGCTGGGCTGGCGCACCGAGGCCTACGTCGAGGTGTACTGCGAGGGCGCGGCCCCGCCGCGGCGGCTGGCGGAGGTCGTGCGCGACTACCCGGAGATCACCGCGGCGATGACCGTGACGGGCGGTGCGGACGCGCTGCTGCACGTGCGGGCGCGGGACGTGGAGCACTTCGAGGAGGTGCTGGAGCGGATCCGCCAGGAGCCCTTCATCCGGAAGACCATCAGCGTGATGGTGCTGTCCCATCTGCTTCCGGAGAGCCCGGAGGCGGGGGCCAGCCATCCCGCGCCGGAGGAGTTCCCGGGCGGCGCAGCAGGCGTGCGCTGA